In a genomic window of Dehalococcoidia bacterium:
- a CDS encoding MFS transporter has product MPAVSVVRGLIVLYSTTIFLGLGHGMIMPIIPMIAGHFEITGGIAAQIVTAFALGRFVGQPIGGVLIDRFGTRIAITVGPLIIGLSVFVASISPFFWPLLIALFIAGIADSSWMLGREVAGVDLVKATQRGRLMSGFMGFHAVGMGLGGLAGGVLADASGFRSVFALYTFLSLLVFIVGYFAPNSKPLNRDVNTEELGLNGNFINRIKGLFFQIDPALRSTYLVLVFATASMMLYRMSFQSMFPLYADEIGMSASRIGFLFFLMTFGSLIMIIPAGFIVDKVGRKWATVPSTMLPGLAFLVIPFLGSFNPLIVIAVAMGFANGLSLGSVATSTYDVVPDSARARLQAARRTFSEVGAITGPLLGGVLAVNYGAGITFFVYAPVLLIAAALLMFVAKETLVKPAKLIES; this is encoded by the coding sequence ATGCCTGCAGTTTCAGTAGTTCGCGGATTAATAGTGCTGTACTCGACTACGATATTTTTGGGATTAGGGCATGGCATGATCATGCCAATTATTCCTATGATTGCTGGTCATTTTGAAATAACAGGGGGTATCGCGGCGCAAATTGTTACAGCTTTTGCTTTAGGAAGGTTTGTGGGACAACCGATTGGAGGGGTTTTAATCGATAGATTTGGTACCCGCATTGCCATAACTGTGGGTCCTTTAATTATAGGTTTGTCTGTGTTCGTTGCGTCAATTTCCCCGTTTTTTTGGCCTTTACTTATCGCATTGTTCATTGCGGGTATTGCGGATAGTAGCTGGATGCTGGGTAGAGAAGTAGCTGGTGTTGATTTGGTAAAAGCTACCCAAAGAGGTCGGTTAATGAGCGGGTTTATGGGGTTTCATGCAGTAGGAATGGGACTTGGTGGACTAGCAGGTGGTGTTTTAGCCGATGCTTCTGGGTTCCGATCAGTATTTGCTTTGTATACATTCCTATCGTTACTAGTTTTTATAGTAGGTTATTTTGCGCCTAACTCAAAGCCACTCAATCGAGATGTAAATACGGAAGAATTAGGATTAAATGGCAATTTTATTAATCGAATTAAAGGCCTTTTCTTCCAAATAGACCCTGCATTACGTTCAACGTACCTAGTCTTGGTTTTTGCTACTGCTAGCATGATGCTGTACCGGATGTCATTTCAGAGTATGTTCCCTCTGTATGCGGATGAAATTGGTATGTCTGCCAGCCGAATAGGGTTCCTGTTTTTCCTTATGACTTTCGGTTCATTAATAATGATCATCCCTGCAGGTTTTATTGTCGATAAAGTTGGGAGGAAATGGGCAACAGTACCAAGTACTATGCTTCCAGGATTGGCTTTTCTTGTGATTCCTTTCTTGGGGTCTTTTAATCCTTTAATTGTTATTGCCGTTGCAATGGGATTTGCCAACGGGCTTTCATTGGGATCGGTCGCCACATCAACATATGACGTCGTGCCTGATTCAGCACGAGCTAGGTTACAGGCAGCGCGTAGAACTTTTTCTGAGGTGGGCGCGATAACAGGTCCATTATTGGGAGGAGTTTTAGCAGTAAATTATGGAGCAGGAATAACATTTTTCGTTTATGCTCCGGTGCTTTTGATTGCTGCAGCTTTGCTGATGTTTGTAGCTAAAGAAACGTTAGTAAAGCCAGCAAAATTGATTGAGAGCTAG